GCCTATTTTTTCCAAGGTTTTAAACGATTCGGGATTAAGTTCTGCCGATGCGGAGTTAAAATACATTGTTGTTTTTAACCTGATTACAAGCCCCCTGTCTGTTATCTCTGTTTCTACGCCGCTGATATCACCTTCATTAAGTGCTTTATCCAATTCTCCTTTGATTTTTTCCATGGAAGATTGTTCATATTTTTGGCTTATGTATTCAAGCAACGGCGGTACCATAGAATCATTTTCCGCTTGTCCTGAAATATTTAAAATTTGTTGCCCGCTATTGTCTAAAATGCTCATATTTCCTTTCATTATAGTGGGGCCTGAAAAAGCTTGTCTTATGGATTCTTCCAGTTTTGCATATTCGGCTATATCAATTTGTGATAACGCATAAAGAACTACAAAAGTTGCAAACAAAAGTGTCATAAAATCAGCATATGACACCAGCCACCTTTCTAAATTAACATGTTCTTCCGCTTTTTTTTTCTTCGCCATTTTCTATGCTTCTTTTTCGTTCTCCAGTAAAAATGCTTTTAATTTTCTTTCGATAAGAGCAGGGCTTTCGCCTGCTTGTATTGATAAAATACCTTCAATAATAATTTGTTTGGCTAAAAATTCTTCTTTTGCTTTATATTGAATTCTTGTACTCATAGGAATAGCAATAAGATTTGCAAACCCTACGCCATAAACAGTTGCAACAAACGCTACAGCAATACCCGCCCCAAGTTTTGACGGATCTGAAAGGTTTTGCATTACCTGAATTAACCCCAGCACTGCACCTATAATACCAATAGTAGGAGAGTAACCTCCTGCTCCTTCCCATACTTTTGATGCAGCATGAATTTCTTCTTCCATTTGTCCCATTTTGGTTTCCAATAAATCTCTTACTAAGCTCGGATCAGCTCCGTCACTGACAGCTTCAAGCCCCATTTTCATAAGTATATCTTCTGCATTTCTTGCATCTTTTTCCAGAGCTATAACCCCTTCTTTTCTGGCTTTTTGTGCATATACTATTATTTCTTGAATAACGTCGGAAGGATTAACCTTTGGATTGAAAAAACTTTTTTTGAAATATATCATAGAATCTTTTAAAATTTTGGTAGGAAAGCTTAATACCACAGCACCCGCAGTACCTCCAAATACGATAAATGCTGCTGTTACTTGCAGCAATTGCCCTATATTACCGCCTTCAAGCGCCTGCCCTATAAGAATACATACCGTCCCCAGTAATATACCTACTATGGTTCCTATATCCATAAATTCTCCAATATATTAATATAATAGCTATCTAAGCTAATTTTATACACTGGAGATGAAAAAGTAATCATTCAATCGCTGTATAATATTTAATTGATTAAGCGCTGCAAAAAATACGTTTGCCGTATTAACCGCAAACGTATTTTTTAATATTTTTTTATTGATTAATTATGTTGTTTCATTAACCCATAGTATTTTTTATTGGGATTTGTCGATGCCAGGAAGTTTAACACGCCCTGCAGACCTACTTTTGTTAAATCAACATCTTTTTCATGCTCGTCTTCTTTTTTTACATCAACGTCTAACGTTGCTATAAAACTGTAAAATTTGCTGCTTAACATACTTTGTACCTCACGCCTTCACCACACATTAATAAAAACAATTTGTCGAAAAAAATTGCCTGGCGCTAGATACATTCGCATCTTACAAAGAAATATGCCTGAGGATGAGCGCATAAAGGACATTTTACGGGTGCATTTTTGCTTTCATATCCAAACCCGCATTTTCCGCACTCCCAAATTACATCATTATCCCTTGAGAATACTTTATGGTTATCTATATCGGCTAATAGTTTTCTGTATCTTGCATCGTGATGTTTTTCGACATTTCTTACATTTTTGAAATGATCTGCTATTTCCACAAAACCTTCCTCGATAGCATCATGTTCATACCTTACATACATATCTGTCCATTCATAAT
The genomic region above belongs to Candidatus Gastranaerophilales bacterium and contains:
- a CDS encoding flagellar motor protein, coding for MDIGTIVGILLGTVCILIGQALEGGNIGQLLQVTAAFIVFGGTAGAVVLSFPTKILKDSMIYFKKSFFNPKVNPSDVIQEIIVYAQKARKEGVIALEKDARNAEDILMKMGLEAVSDGADPSLVRDLLETKMGQMEEEIHAASKVWEGAGGYSPTIGIIGAVLGLIQVMQNLSDPSKLGAGIAVAFVATVYGVGFANLIAIPMSTRIQYKAKEEFLAKQIIIEGILSIQAGESPALIERKLKAFLLENEKEA
- a CDS encoding ferritin family protein, encoding MELKGSKTEQNLLAAFAAESMARNKYTFYAKKAEQEGYSQIAKIFSDTANNEQEHGKIWFKFLHDGAIPRTHTNLQDAAAGEHYEWTDMYVRYEHDAIEEGFVEIADHFKNVRNVEKHHDARYRKLLADIDNHKVFSRDNDVIWECGKCGFGYESKNAPVKCPLCAHPQAYFFVRCECI